The sequence CCAAATTGAAGATAGATTTATTATTTGGAGAGGCACTTAGTTGAAAATCGAGAAGAAGGTATGAGATTAATTTCCAAACATACATTAGGTACCAACACCTTGGCACACACGAAGGAGTAAACATGCAAACTACGAAAATTACTTTCACATAACAAGATCACAAAATAAACTACACCAAAATATATAGATCTGGAGAAATGGGTATTCACGTGCGATTACACACATCATACAGATAAAATAAAGACTCACTGAATTAGTAGCAATGATGCCTTTAGGAAACAAATATCACAAACCTCTAAATGGCCAGAATCTCAATAGTGAATATATTTTGATGCTAAATCATAAGAGTTGGAGAGAAATATTGAACAATGGATAGGGGTGTCAGGATGAGACATATCTATTGCATCTTCCCAGATTCCAAGTACTCAAGTTCTGGGTTCTAAGAGCTTTTCAAAACCTTTATAAGGCATCAATTTGTGTCATGTGGAAAACCACATCTTTAGTAATAACTATTTCAGCTATCAAAATTCTTTCAGATTACTTACAACTCTCCATTTTCTGATATAGCTGCACTGTGGTACTCCCCGCATGACACTTGGATTATCTTAACAAGCTCAGAGGCTTCATCAAGGAACCTCGCAAAACCATTTAAAATTCGAGCCTTCTGCAGTCCTTCACAAGTAAAACCTCTTCCAAGTTGACCGTATTCATTGTAACCTGGTTAAATCATAAGAGTTTTTAAGCTTGTAAATCATTATAGAAATAGAAAATTAGGTTAAGAAAGGAACTTCAAACTTATTAAAAAATATACATTCACCAAGCGGACATATCAAGCTAACTTCGAATGGAGAACCTATTAAAGAAAAGTTACCAACCAACCAAAAACTTACCCCATGCTTGTACCAGGCCATCATCTGATAAAGCCACAGCATGAACTGCACCACAAGAAACTTGGCGAACGATCTGCACAGTGCACATAAAATTTGGATAGAACCGTAGGAGTTTGTAATAATCATGTGTGTCTTGCAAGCATATTTTAGAGCACATGTTTTTTTCAACCCATAACAACAGATTCCAAACGTTCATTCATTGGTATCAAACTATATCTTGCGACGATCAGTAAGTAAGTTAGTATTTATTTTATACCGTGTTTGGTTTGAAGGCTCCCCAATAGAGACGTGGACAATTTGAACCCTGAGATGGTAAACAAATGTAAGTTCGACAtcttatgcatctacaaaatgaCAGGTAGGAATCTACAAAAACCTGATTTTGCCCCCACACCCAAAGTCTACTACTGGAGATGGTCCCATTATCGCGAGATTCTGCAATAGCAGCTGTACAATGTGCTCCGCAGGATACGGTTTTCACAAATTCTATTTCCAATGCCTTCACTTTTTGAGGGTGTTTCCTAGCTTCCTCAGATCCATCTCCCAACTGACCAAAGTCATTTGCCCCTAAGAAACTAAGAGTAATGAGCTATACAGTATATCCTTGCACGATACAAAACTTGAAAAACACAAGAAGACGATGAAACACAAACGAAAAGCCTGATAACATAAAAATCACTGGCAAGTGCCCCTCAATTGCTAGCAAACatctaacaaaaataaaagatttcaTCTCCAAAATAGTAAAAACAACCCTGAATAAATTGTATCAAGCAGCAGCTTAAGTCAAGAATAAGGTATACAAATATACTGATATGACAAGAGAGGATGTTATCTATCACTACTCCTACTTACTCTGCCTAAACCGAAGAGGAATTCAAAACTATCTACACAAGacctatataatagaaataagaAAGAAATTAAACCCCAAGTGAAAAGAGACCCGTCTGAGGCCACAGCTGCAGTATGCTCTCGACCACAAGCAATATCTAACCACCGTGAACTCCCAGCTCCCGGACAACCAAAAAGCTCAGGAGGAAGATGTTTAGGAATCCTCAGATGAGATTCCTTACATTTCCTTCCTGTTTGCCCACGTTGGTTGTATCCCCATGCATAGATAGCACTCTTAACTGGAAGTTTTAGGGGTTTGGATTCTCCTAATAATTCATCAATATTCATTCTTCACTAACAAAATAACCtatcaaataaaaattaaaactaacttaGATCATTCTCATTTGTTAGTACATTACATATATAAACTCTGTATAACAAAAACAATCAGATAAAATGAAGattatcaaaagaaaataagagcaaCTTAGTACTATTAGGGTTTCAAATTTGATGAtcatcaaacaaaagaaaaattgaagactttgaaaagaaattttttttagaaaGACAAAGAAATCTTACCTGAAAATGCGAAACTTCCGTTTGAATAGGTACAGAAAGAAAAATGCACTAGTAGTACTTCTTTTCGTAGGAAGGCTTGGATTAGATGGCTGTTCCAAAAAGTTGGGTTATTTGAGATAAAAAAGTGAAATTATTACGGACAAAGCCACTTCTGGTTCTAATAGGGAAAGCTAACTATGGTCAGCTAATTTGATTTCGGGTCAATATGACGTGAATTCATAAATAAGCTACCGGGAAAAATACGATTTAGTCCAAAATTCCATCCAAATATACTAGGTAGTCCTAACCCATTTAACTAAGTACAAATTAGTCTTTTTTTATGGAAAGTACACAAATAACTttcctgatttacaatttagtccaaatatttacagtttagtccaaattgACTTATGATGATATCGgcagttttaaataatataacaaaataattaaaatcaatttatctttcgaaccgtttgtccagaattcgcaaactttatatattcggaaagctctttccgaaagctacaaaaagagtacccatatgactatataattcttaTTATTTAAAAAACTTAGTTTACATTGGTGGCCAAACATgtaaacatctacaaaaatacaaCCTGTGTACAACCCAAACTGCTCCTATGCTCAACCACTCTTAACCTACTGCTTCAAACAACTACAACACCTCAACCATTCAACTCAAATTTATTATCCGTTTCTGTAGCTTTCCAACCTTAGCTGCACTTCTCTGCAGCAACATTACCCATCCAACAGCAACATAAATTCCTGCTCCTCAGTACCACCAACATCACACATTTCAGATTTTATCTTTGCAATTCCATCGGCATTTCATATTTACTCACTAGATCACCACTTCAGAGTTCTACCATCTCAATAGCACCAGTTATTCAACTTGAAAAAAAAGTGATAACCTTTCACCACCAACCACATAAGAAACAAAgccaaaaaaaagagatgaaaacgaAAATTTAGGCAGTTATTAAATTAAAGAGACACAGTTCATTTGGGCCTAACTGCACAAACCCAAAGTTTCCATTCTTGACAAAGCAGTCACATGCTGCAAACCAAATTGAAACATATTAGAATTCAATACAACTTCCACAGAAAAACATAActttcaaaacatgcataaagccGATCATTCACTATCACATACAAACCTATGTTTTCATGAAAATTAaataggtgcaccaatatgtacagcGCTGTAAAACACGAGAAACCTACCTTTTCATGGAATATACACAGGTGCACAAATGTGTTAACCACgcacaaacctactttttcatggaaaatatatacacagttgcaccaatatgtacaccactACAAACATGCATAAAgacgatcattcataaccacataCAAATCTACATTTTCTTGGGAATTTCACTAATGCACTAATATGTACACCCCTCCAAATTATGCATAAAACCTGATTTTCAGCTAACATATCCTAATGCATAAAATCATATTATCAGCTGAGACCAACATTAAGGTGGGCATTAAAAAGAGAACTAAGTATAAATTAGCGACCAAATACCTATCACCATGTTGCAACATCTTGGGTTGCAAGTATAGAAGCATGAGGCGAGGACCCATCTTTATCATCTTTGACTTTAATCCCCCTGCAATTAAGAGAAACAAAAAGGTTGAGAATTTGAGACACCTATATCTTACTAATGATCTAATGCCTAAACAATCATTTGATCCCCATTCACCTCAAAAAATTTAAGATATGAGATAAGAAAAAGACAAGCATAGAAAGAAGGCTCTAATATTCCTTGgtgaacatatatctcataataACAACATAAACATAACTACATGCATAACACTCAAAACTACTAGATAAATCAAGTGAAATTGTGAAATAATTAGCTAAAACAAATTCATACCAGAAATAAGAATCGTAGTTTCCCTTCCTACCAAATCTGTCACATGCTACAAACCAAATTGATACATATTAGAGCTCaatacatgtgtacaactatgttaACACTAAAATCAACGTGTGAAAATATGTGCACAATAACGATCAACagatgtacaactatgtacacattaactagCAGGTGTACAACAGTGTGcgcataaaattcaacatatgtacaattatgtacacgttATGAACCGAcacgtgtacaactatgtacacattaacaattcaATATAAAAATAGTTGAAAGTCAGATTAGATGTACGTGAAATTTCCACTCAAAACATATATTTGGACACACCAAACTTATATATTATATAATTGCATATATAATAGTATCTTGTTAGAGCATGCATACAAGTATAAGTTTAGGAGTAAGAAACCACATAGTGCTTTTCATTGCACAGATAAAAATCATCCTTTCAAGTATAAGTTTGCAATAGTTTGTACACCTTAGTTGTACAAGAactacatagttgtacacaagtCATATATATTATCGATATTATACAGTGGTGTACAACTTATGTACGCACATATGAAAATCCTTGGTCATAAAATCATGAGAGAACATttggtgtacaacaatgtacacctacaaaaatccaacatttattccaaaaaacatgcatatattattgagatagcacaatggtgtacaactatgtatgtACTTATAATAAATCCAACATCTGTACACCTTAGTGCTTTTCCAAATTTTTGGTTTGTATACATAAAATATAGTTCTGCAAGTGTACAACTATTTACACCTAAATAATCAACATGTGGAAaactatgtacacctaaataaGATAACATGTATGTACAACTATGTATACACTAGTGTTTTCACTAATTTCTTAGACTTCAAAATGAATAACATGTGTAGaactatgtacacctaaataatcaGAGGACGCTTACGCACTACACGCCAAATGCGTTATTAAGCCGTTTGATGCTTAAAAATTAGTGAAAATAAGGGTGGTACCTCTGGATACGACGCTCATCAATGCCACTATATCCTCCCCTTCATTATGATCTACAACCTCATCAACGCCGCTATATCCTCCTCTTCCTTGTGATCTACCAAAGCTACTGCCTATATCATTTCTCCGAGACGGTAGAGGTGCAGGATTCGGTGCACGAGGACGTTGTATATGCCAAATGCACCATGAAAAGAATCAATacaaacataagaaaaaaaattaaggcAATCCAAATTAAACTATTTATAGTAATGAAGACAACTTAAAAAAACACCTCTAACTCAGCCATCTGGCAGACCCATTGACACCATTTCCATTCTTGCTA comes from Papaver somniferum cultivar HN1 chromosome 7, ASM357369v1, whole genome shotgun sequence and encodes:
- the LOC113298438 gene encoding ultraviolet-B receptor UVR8-like isoform X2: MNIDELLGESKPLKLPVKSAIYAWGYNQRGQTGRKCKESHLRIPKHLPPELFGCPGAGSSRWLDIACGREHTAAVASDGSLFTWGANDFGQLGDGSEEARKHPQKVKALEIEFVKTVSCGAHCTAAIAESRDNGTISSSRLWVWGQNQGSNCPRLYWGAFKPNTIVRQVSCGAVHAVALSDDGLVQAWGYNEYGQLGRGFTCEGLQKARILNGFARFLDEASELVKIIQVSCGEYHSAAISENGELYTWGLGNMGQLGHVSLQCGDKELLPRRVAALNDITIRDVACGGVHTCAISAKGALYAWGGGQAAQLGLGAQNSLFSRIPNECYSLFRDIPVLVLPEGVQLVSCGHSHTLICTRDGKIRGWGYNGYGQAANGKSLYAWYPSPVDWCIGEVRKLAAGGGHSAVLTDACSLKELCEFSLADSVTPSNVSAISDVAYRTGSDALARLCEKLSLQHRYS
- the LOC113298438 gene encoding ultraviolet-B receptor UVR8-like isoform X1, producing the protein MNIDELLGESKPLKLPVKSAIYAWGYNQRGQTGRKCKESHLRIPKHLPPELFGCPGAGSSRWLDIACGREHTAAVASDGSLFTWGANDFGQLGDGSEEARKHPQKVKALEIEFVKTVSCGAHCTAAIAESRDNGTISSSRLWVWGQNQGSNCPRLYWGAFKPNTIVRQVSCGAVHAVALSDDGLVQAWGYNEYGQLGRGFTCEGLQKARILNGFARFLDEASELVKIIQVSCGEYHSAAISENGELYTWGLGNMGQLGHVSLQCGDKELLPRRVAALNDITIRDVACGGVHTCAISAKGALYAWGGGQAAQLGLGAQNSLFSRIPNECYSLFRDIPVLVLPEGVQLVSCGHSHTLICTRDGKIRGWGYNGYGQAANGKSLYAWYPSPVDWCIGEVRKLAAGGGHSAVLTDACSLKELCEFSLADSVTPSNVSAISDVAYRTGSDALARLCEKLSTGILSGGDCNCGD